Proteins from a genomic interval of Gadus macrocephalus chromosome 2, ASM3116895v1:
- the mpst gene encoding 3-mercaptopyruvate sulfurtransferase — protein sequence MAAQTRALVTGKWLADALKNRLVGPKLRVLDSSWYLAKVRRNPRAEFQQSHIPGASFFDVDECSDKTSAFDHMVPSPAEFAEYVGHLGIANDTHVVVYDTSPLGSFSAPRVWWMFRLFGHPAVSVLDGGMKNWLAEGHPLTSVPSEPERAEFKASVDRSLVKTYEDVLENIRTKRVQVVDARSAGRFKGIEPEPRDDTRPGHFPGAVNMPFTSVLGPSGEVRGPQDLAQLFREAGVDLAAPLWVSCGSGVTACHVALAAALLGHPGACVYDGSWSEWFKRAPPELVLSEGP from the exons ATGGCGGCTCAGACCCGAGCCCTCGTCACGGGGAAATGGCTCGCAGACGCCCTGAAGAACCGCCTGGTGGGCCCCAAGCTGCGGGTCCTGGACAGCTCCTGGTACCTGGCCAAGGTGCGGCGGAACCCCCGGGCGGAGTTCCAACAGTCGCACATCCCCGGCGCCTCGTTCTTCGACGTTGACGAGTGCTCCGATAAGACCTCCGCCTTCGACCACATGGTTCCGAGTCCGGCCGAGTTCGCGGAGTACGTCGGTCACCTGGGCATCGCGAACGACACGCACGTGGTGGTGTACGACACGAGCCCCCTTGGGTCGTTCAGCGCGCCGCGCGTGTGGTGGATGTTCCGCCTGTTCGGGCACCCCGCCGTGTCGGTGCTGGACGGTGGGATGAAGAACTGGCTGGCTGAGGGTCACCCCCTGACCTCTGTCCCCTCTGAACCCGAGCGCGCGGAGTTCAAGGCAAGTGTAGACCGGTCCTTGGTCAAGACGTATGAAGACGTGTTGGAAAACATCCGAACCAAACGGGTCCAGGTGGTCGATGCCCGGTCGGCGGGTCGGTTCAAGGGCATCGAACCCGAGCCCAGAGATG aCACCCGTCCGGGCCACTTCCCGGGGGCCGTCAACATGCCCTTCACCTCGGTCCTGGGGCCCTCGGGGGAGGTGCGGGGGCCCCAGGACCTGGCCCAGCTGTTCCGGGAGGCGGGGGTGGACCTAGCCGCGCCCCTCTGGGTGTCCTGCGGCTCCGGGGTCACGGCCTGCCACGTGGCGCTGGCGGCCGCCCTGCTGGGGCACCCGGGGGCCTGCGTCTACGACGGCTCCTGGTCCGAGTGGTTCAAGAGGGCCCCCCCGGAGCTGGTCCTCTCTGAGGGCCCGTAG